The Euphorbia lathyris chromosome 3, ddEupLath1.1, whole genome shotgun sequence genome contains a region encoding:
- the LOC136221702 gene encoding pentatricopeptide repeat-containing protein At1g05750, chloroplastic: MSSPALTSTHLLQLAGTKSPPPPPQPSQNQNRSLHPNLYPIPKSNKPLDLTVAWTSSISHHCRRGQLREAASKFTQMRLSGVEPNHVTLITLLSACSAFPSDGESFGPLIHAYARKLGFDILDVMVGTALVDMYAKCGQVEKARLCFDALKVRNSVSWNTMVDGYMRNGEIECAIELFDEMPKRDAISWTVFIDGFVKKGHFEEGLELFREMQISKLQPDYVTIIVVISACANLGALGLGMWIHRYILKQDFRNNVRVSNSLIDMYSRCGCIELAHQVFLKMSKRTLVSWNSMIVSFASNGFAEQCLEYFELMQKEFEPDGVSFTGALTACSHAGFVEEGLRYFDLMKRKHKISPRIEHYGCLVDLYSRAGRLEDAFSVVQNMTMKPNEVVLGSLLAACSVHGDIELAERLSNYISHLDPFDDSNFVLLSNVYAGEGRWDGASKVRRRMKALGIQKKPGISSIEIECGVHEFAAGDKSHVESDHVYEMLDLLSYHLKLCGYVPADVYEYD; encoded by the coding sequence ATGTCTTCCCCCGCTCTCACATCCACCCACCTCCTCCAACTTGCCGGCACCAAATCACCACCACCGCCACCACAGCCAAGTCAAAATCAAAATCGAAGTCTCCATCCTAACTTATATCCTATTCCCAAATCTAACAAGCCTTTAGACCTCACTGTAGCATGGACTTCCTCCATTTCCCACCACTGCCGCCGAGGCCAACTCCGGGAAGCCGCCTCAAAATTCACCCAGATGCGTCTCTCTGGCGTCGAACCGAACCACGTCACACTCATAACACTTCTTTCAGCCTGCTCCGCTTTTCCCTCGGACGGCGAATCTTTTGGCCCCTTAATTCACGCTTATGCGCGAAAGCTAGGGTTCGATATCTTGGATGTGATGGTAGGTACTGCGCTTGTTGACATGTACGCTAAGTGCGGCCAGGTAGAAAAAGCTAGATTGTGTTTCGATGCGCTAAAGGTAAGAAACTCAGTATCTTGGAACACAATGGTTGATGGATACATGAGAAATGGGGAAATTGAATGTGCAATTGAGTTGTTCGATGAAATGCCTAAGAGAGATGCGATTTCATGGACTGTGTTTATTGATGGATTTGTTAAAAAGGGGCATTTTGAGGAAGGATTAGAATTGTTTAGAGAAATGCAGATTTCTAAATTACAACCTGATTATGTGACAATTATTGTAGTTATATCTGCCTGTGCAAATTTAGGTGCTCTTGGTTTAGGTATGTGGATTCATCGGTACATTTTGAAGCAAGATTTTAGGAACAATGTTAGGGTAAGTAATTCATTGATTGATATGTATTCTAGATGTGGATGCATTGAGTTAGCACATCAAGTTTTCCTCAAAATGAGTAAAAGAACTTTGGTTTCATGGAATTCTATGATAGTGAGTTTTGCTTCCAATGGATTTGCAGAGCAATGTTTAGAGTACTTTGAGTTAATGCAGAAAGAATTTGAGCCGGACGGAGTCAGCTTCACCGGAGCACTCACAGCTTGTAGCCACGCTGGTTTCGTAGAGGAAGGGCTCAGATATTTTGATCTCATGAAGAGAAAACACAAAATATCTCCTAGAATTGAACACTATGGATGCTTAGTTGATCTTTACAGCCGCGCAGGGCGATTGGAAGATGCATTCAGTGTAGTACAAAACATGACGATGAAGCCTAACGAAGTTGTTTTGGGGTCATTATTAGCTGCTTGCAGTGTTCATGGAGATATCGAATTAGCGGAACGATTGAGTAACTATATTTCACATTTGGATCCTTTTGACGACTCGAATTTTGTGTTGCTTTCAAATGTATATGCAGGTGAGGGAAGATGGGATGGAGCTAGTAAAGTTAGGAGGAGAATGAAAGCTCTTGGTATACAAAAGAAGCCAGGTATTAGTTCAATTGAGATTGAATGTGGTGTTCATGAATTTGCAGCTGGTGATAAATCTCATGTTGAAAGTGACCATGTGTATGAAATGTTAGATCTTCTATCTTACCATTTAAAGTTGTGTGGATATGTTCCTGCAGATGTGTATGAATATGATTGA